CATGTGACTGgagaattgaagaaaaatattccGTCAGACCTCCAATCCCAGGGCTCAGCCATTTCTGACATTAGCACTGAGTTGCCCTCTCCATGTCCCTCTCCCGAACCAAAGGCAAGCCGTCATAAATCTGGCCCCCGAGCTGCTGGTTTTGATGTCTTCCTTGGCTCTTCTGGAAGCAGCTCTGATCTTTACCATAAAGAAGGAGATGACTCGTACTCATTATTAGATTCTGAGTCAGAATCTGATGATTCTTCAGTGAACAACTACTCTAGTTTATTTGGGAATTGTGGTGATCAAGGGCTCCAATCAAAAGTCATTGAATTGGAGATTGAACTTCGTGAAGTTAAAGAAAAACTCTGGTTGCAACAGGAAGCAAATGCTGATGGATCAGTAAGGGATCCTGAAATTGCTAAGTCTGAAGACCTTCTTGCTAAAATAGCAGAATATGAGGAAGAGCTGAAACATGCTAATGAGAAGATAAAGTTTTCTGGAGAAGAAATTTCTAGGTTGAAGATTGAGCTTGAAAAATACCAATTATCGGAAATCTCCAGCCATTTGCATGCTGAATCTGGTTCATTAGCAGAGACAAGTATTAATACACAGGGCTCTGAGAAAAGTCAACTATCAAGACTTAAAGCAGCAGAAACATTAGATCCAGATACCAAGATTCAGGCACTTTTGGAAGAGCTAAGAACTTCAAAAGAGAAACTTCAGGGttcagaaaaagaaattgcTGCTTTAAAACATGAACTTGATACCATCAGGTCTGAAAAAATCCAGAATTTGCAGAAGCAACTTGAATTGTCTCAGAAAGATATCACAACATGGAAAACTAAGCTGAACTCAGAGAAAAGAGAAGTATCCAAGCTGCGAGAAAGAATTGCAAGGTTGAAAACTAGTTTATGAGACCGTGATCACGAGATCAGAGATTTGAAAATAGCAGTATCTGATGCTGAAGAAAACATTTTCCCTGAAAAGGCACATATTAAGGCTGAAATATCAGGTTTGTTAGACGAAAAGGCTTGCTTGCAGGAGCAGCTAAGAGAATGGGAATCACGCGGCAGGTGCTTAGACAACGAGATCAGAAAGATAAAGGCTGAGAAAACTGAGATGGAGCAAAGGCTTTGCGATGAAACTAGGGAGTTAAAGTCAGAAATTGCAGTGAGGGAGGATTGTATAGAAGTGTTGAATGAACAGATTGATGCATTAAAGTCAGAGAGAGATGAACTTAATTCAGAAATGAATACACTAAAAGTTGATATGGGTTGTAAAGATGATGAGATTAGTAAAATGGCAAAGCATTTGGAGGGATTACATATGGAACATGTAAAGCTAAATGCAGGGTTGGAAGAAGGTCGTAAGGTTGAAAGGGAGTTGAGAGAAAGAGGTAAAGAAATGGAGAAGGAGATAGAGAGACAAAGAGTCGTGATAATGGAAGGAgcagaagagaaaagagaagcaATAAGGCAGCTGTGTTTCTCACTAGAGCATTACAGAAATGATAATCTTAGTCTTCGAAAAGCATTCGTTGGAAGCAAGAGAGTTGCAGTTTTAGGCTTTTAGCATGAACTTGTAATAGGTAATTGGTTTGCTTGTTTTATCTCGATTTCTTTTGATGTTTGGATAACtgaaataattattgaatatatttttgaaaattcttatttttatgaaaatctgatttaataaattgattaaaatatttttaaagttagttTTTGACTTCAGTCCTGACGTTATAAAATTGGAATGTGAAAAAAAGGtctttttctaatttgtaactttacaaaaagttttttttttttcatgttttacaaaaatatatttcagaTATTAAAATTGCTGTGGtctcttataatttattaaaatacataaaaaaaatttaaattgattaaaaatattttcaaattttgtttttgaccTCAGTCCTATCTGTATAAAATGGGAACGTGGGGGGTGGGGGAGGGGGAAAGTCGTGTTTTCTTAATTtgtctttaaattttgaagctgaaaatggtttttttgaatatatttagaTGCTAATGGtatgatttttctcttttttgtacTTGTCTGCTCAGGAAAGAAACTCTTCAAGAGACGAGGCTATGCCAAATGCTTTTCAATTAGGTTGAAGAAACTAATCTTGTTGACGCCAAAATTCGCACCAAATTGGGATTGACTGTCTTCCCCTCTTTGGAGCACGATGATCCCCCCGTTTTACCCTTGAATTGTTTACTCATCCGTTTGCAACGTTGATTTTGTGTCTTGTGTAAAAGCTCTTGGGAAACTACTCAATTAAACACGGGGTAGAGGTTAATTTCGGGAGCGGGCAGCTTCAATTCGGAGTGCGCATTGTGAGCCTTTTCCATATGGACATTGAATATATTTAGCCTTCATGCATATTAGCCTCCCTTAGATGGTGTGGGGTTTGAGATAGTTGTAAATTTCACGTCAACGAAGTGTCGGATCATTGTTCGCTATGTTGAAGCATTCTATTTCATTTGGAGATGTtaaaataaaactgattaaataataattgagtttttaaattattaaaatatatcttagatggtaaattttaaaagtaagattatgattgtttacatatttaaattaaaagtatcgtaataatatattagagcATTGTATCAACAATTGGGTCAAACTATTGAATTATGAGATGTTATAATACCTtattttctttagtttctcTATTTATTACCAAAGGTTATCATTTTTGCTAGTGATATAGGTTTacttagataaaattatattaacttagTTGAGAACCAAATTAAAAGTGCAAAATTCATTAAAGGGATAGAACAATTTTTTACATGGGATCAACgtcaacaaaatcaaatcaactaGATAATAAACTCACTTTTAATTGCAAGTTAAACTTTATCACAAGTTCACTggctaatttttaaaactctccTAAAATAGTAGTAAGATATGATATACATCAAGCATCTCACTTGATTTTCATGTCTGATTCAGTAGTTCAAACTTTTTTGaacttttaagtttgaaatccCTTTAATCTTGGTCTTGAATTCCCTTTCAAC
Above is a genomic segment from Mangifera indica cultivar Alphonso chromosome 3, CATAS_Mindica_2.1, whole genome shotgun sequence containing:
- the LOC123212134 gene encoding LOW QUALITY PROTEIN: protein NETWORKED 4B (The sequence of the model RefSeq protein was modified relative to this genomic sequence to represent the inferred CDS: substituted 1 base at 1 genomic stop codon), producing MATPLIHSNKNMKRMKSRKSHSWWWDSHISPKNSKWLAENLEEMDQRVKRMLKLIEEDGDSFAKKAEIYYQKRPELISHVEEFYRMYRSLAERYDHVTGELKKNIPSDLQSQGSAISDISTELPSPCPSPEPKASRHKSGPRAAGFDVFLGSSGSSSDLYHKEGDDSYSLLDSESESDDSSVNNYSSLFGNCGDQGLQSKVIELEIELREVKEKLWLQQEANADGSVRDPEIAKSEDLLAKIAEYEEELKHANEKIKFSGEEISRLKIELEKYQLSEISSHLHAESGSLAETSINTQGSEKSQLSRLKAAETLDPDTKIQALLEELRTSKEKLQGSEKEIAALKHELDTIRSEKIQNLQKQLELSQKDITTWKTKLNSEKREVSKLRERIARLKTSLXDRDHEIRDLKIAVSDAEENIFPEKAHIKAEISGLLDEKACLQEQLREWESRGRCLDNEIRKIKAEKTEMEQRLCDETRELKSEIAVREDCIEVLNEQIDALKSERDELNSEMNTLKVDMGCKDDEISKMAKHLEGLHMEHVKLNAGLEEGRKVERELRERGKEMEKEIERQRVVIMEGAEEKREAIRQLCFSLEHYRNDNLSLRKAFVGSKRVAVLGF